A DNA window from Trypanosoma brucei brucei TREU927 chromosome 11 chr11_scaffold01 genomic scaffold, whole genome shotgun sequence contains the following coding sequences:
- a CDS encoding NADPH--cytochrome P450 reductase (similar to NADPH--cytochrome P450 reductase (EC 1.6.2.4) (CPR) (P450R)(Fragments). (Swiss-Prot:P19618) (Salmo trutta)) encodes MIFLVISTAIIAVLAWFVAGVFIRGGGGRGKTAAPQVVGVAQYPSQPSSRVDVRVLFGSQTGTAEMFAKTVTREGLRLGVPMKLADVENYRPSDLAGEKYVIIICATYGEGEPTDTMVGFHEWLVDDSRAVGEELSGVKYTVFALGDRQYKFFCREGITVDRRMSELGAQRFYPLGYGDCGNSIEEEFDNWCHNLWPVLGRALSLVLKSNSTEPVAPECRMKLWGPPEEAPLPFPKLASVLEPTQRLPSWAPVKVNKELLSNATGRSTRLIEFDTSETVISYQAGDHLGVLPSNPSEMVNTYLRVLGVSEQESSQVISLQNRATGKNVFPCRVSIRTALTWYIDLAGPPKKSTLRAFAHHCTDPVEKDTLLKLLSTEPESVEAYGKLVLELRTVLGFLQRFKSMSPPLSFFLEMMPRIAPRYFSISSDSLTHPTSVAITVAVVEGGLCTNLLQQAAVGQNIPVFVRKSNFHLPLRAKDRPIIMIGPGTGVAPFIGFLHRRSAWLEKGNKVGDALLFFGCRRREEDHIYADFMEKCLSNGALSVRDVAYSREQADKVYVQHRLAARGKEVWEIISRGGNVYVCGDAKNMARDVERQLLDIAQKYGAMKEDEATALLEKLATDERYLKDVWTA; translated from the coding sequence ATGATTTTCCTCGTGATATCCACCGCCATTATCGCGGTCCTTGCATGGTTCGTTGCCGGGGTTTTCATACGCGGTGGTGGGGGTAGGGGGAAAACCGCCGCACCACAGGTTGTAGGGGTTGCTCAATATCCTTCACAACCGTCTTCTCGAGTCGACGTTCGCGTTCTCTTCGGCTCGCAAACAGGTACTGCTGAAATGTTTGCTAAGACTGTTACGCGAGAGGGCTTGAGACTGGGTGTCCCTATGAAACTTGCTGACGTGGAAAATTATCGTCCGTCCGACTTGGCAGGGGAAAAATATGTCATTATTATCTGCGCCACGTATGGTGAGGGTGAACCCACGGACACCATGGTCGGGTTCCATGAGTGGTTGGTAGACGACTCCCGTGCAGTGGGAGAGGAATTAAGTGGGGTGAAATACACAGTGTTTGCCCTCGGGGACCGGCAATACAAGTTCttttgccgtgaaggcatcACGGTGGACCGCCGCATGTCTGAGTTAGGTGCTCAACGTTTCTATCCCCTCGGTTATGGCGACTGTGGAAATAGCATCGAAGAAGAATTTGATAACTGGTGTCACAACCTCTGGCCAGTCTTGGGACGCGCACTTTCTCTAGTACTGAAATCGAACTCAACCGAACCCGTGGCACCCGAATGCCGAATGAAATTATGGGGACCTCCGGAAGAGGCCCCGTTGCCGTTCCCCAAGCTCGCGTCAGTGTTGGAACCAACACAACGATTGCCTTCTTGGGCACCAGTGAAGGTGAACAAGGAGCTGCTGAGCAATGCTACCGGAAGAAGTACAAGGTTAATTGAGTTTGATACATCAGAAACTGTTATCTCCTACCAGGCTGGTGACCACCTCGGTGTTCTTCCTAGTAACCCCAGCGAAATGGTGAACACTTATCTGCGGGTGTTGGGCGTGAGCGAGCAAGAATCAAGTCAGGTCATCTCGCTGCAGAACAGAGCAACTGGCAAGAACGTTTTTCCTTGTCGCGTGTCAATTCGCACTGCACTCACATGGTACATCGATCTTGCCGGGCCCCCCAAGAAGTCTACTTTGCGTGCTTTCGCCCACCATTGCACTGATCCCGTTGAAAAGGACACCTTGTTAAAACTGCTGAGTACTGAACCCGAGTCGGTGGAGGCGTATGGCAAGCTTGTTTTGGAGTTAAGGACTGTCCTTGGCTTTTTGCAGCGATTCAAGTCGATGTCTCCCCCGCTGAGTTTCTTCTTGGAGATGATGCCGCGGATTGCCCCACGgtatttttccatttcgtcTGATTCTCTGACCCACCCGACGAGTGTGGCCATTACTGTTGCTGTGGTCGAGGGTGGCCTCTGCACGAATTTGCTTCAGCAGGCAGCCGTGGGTCAAAACATTCCCGTGTTTGTGCGAAAATCTAACTTCCACCTTCCGCTTCGAGCTAAGGATCGACCAATCATCATGATTGGCCCGGGCACGGGTGTAGCGCCTTTTATTGGATTTCTCCACCGCCGTAGCGCGTGGCTGGAAAAGGGTAACAAAGTTGGTGAtgcacttttgttttttggttGCAGGAGGCGTGAGGAGGATCATATATATGCCGACTTTATGGAGAAGTGTCTATCGAATGGGGCACTCTCCGTGCGGGATGTTGCTTACAGCAGAGAACAAGCGGATAAAGTTTATGTGCAGCACCGCTTAGCGGCACGCGGGAAGGAAGTATGGGAAATAATcagcagaggaggaaatgtttACGTATGCGGGGATGCAAAGAATATGGCGAGGGATGTCGAGAGGCAGCTACTGGACATCGCGCAGAAATATGGTGCAATGAAGGAGGATGAGGCGACGGCATTGCTTGAGAAACTCGCAACTGATGAACGGTATTTGAAGGATGTCTGGACGGCGTG